A single genomic interval of Mangifera indica cultivar Alphonso chromosome 5, CATAS_Mindica_2.1, whole genome shotgun sequence harbors:
- the LOC123217324 gene encoding 65-kDa microtubule-associated protein 6-like isoform X2: MLMELERECLEVYRRKLEEASNAKARLHQAVTAKEAELAKLMASLGELNIHSPTEKRLTSLKEKFASIAPLVDDLRIKKEERMKQFSDIKTQIEKISGEISGYDNLNNSLINLFLEEEDLSIRRLADYQTHLLTLQKEKSDRLNKVLEYVNEVHTLCGVLGMDFGQIVSNVHPSLHGTSMGHSTNISNSTLEGLEQAIVNLKSERKFRIQKLKNILASLFDLWNLMDSPNEEKNNFSKITYVLRVSESEVTELGLLSTEIIEEASAEVDRLTKLKATRMKELVMKKRLELEEICKMTHVEPGTSTAAEKFSALIDSGLVDPSELLANIEAQISKVKDEALSRKDIMDRIDRWLSACEEEKWLDEYSQDDNRYNAGRGAHINLKRAERARVAVTKIPAIVDNLINRTLAWEDEKKMYFLYDGVRLVSLLDEYKLARQQREEEKRRFRDQKKLQDLLVTEREAIYGSKPSPRKTSSFRKPNGYHANGNGSMTPTPRRSSTGSGTPELLTPRSYLGRQNGHFKEIRRLSTAPMNFVAISKEDTMSTYTSVCGSERGSPPHG; encoded by the exons ACAGAGAAGAGGTTGACatcattaaaagaaaagtttgCTTCTATTGCACCTCTGGTAGATGATCTtagaataaagaaagaagaacGTATGAAGCAATTTTCTGACATAAAGACACAAATTGAAAAGATTAGTGGTGAGATTTCTGGGTATGACAATCTGAACAATTCTCTGATCAATTTATTTCTGGAAGAAGAAGACTTGTCTATAAGAAGGCTTGCTGACTACCAAACACATCTTCTCACTCTTCAAAAGGAAAAG TCTGACCGCCTGAATAAGGTTTTGGAATATGTGAATGAGGTGCATACTCTCTGTGGTGTGCTTGGGATGGATTTTGGCCAGATAGTGAGCAATGTGCATCCAAGCTTGCATGGTACCAGCATGGGGCATTCCACGAATATCAGCAATAGCACATTGGAAGGCTTAGAACAGGCCATTGTCAATTTGAAATCAGAAAGGAAGTTTCGAATACAGAAG CTGAAAAATATTTTGGCATCACTCTTTGATCTTTGGAACTTGATGGACTCACCAAATGAAGAGAAGAACAACTTTTCAAAGATTACTTATGTTCTTAGAGTATCAGAGTCTGAAGTTACAGAATTGGGTCTTCTATCAACTGAGATTATTGAAGAG GCATCAGCAGAAGTGGATAGGCTTACTAAATTGAAGGCTACTCGAATGAAAGAACTTGTTATGAAAAAGAGATTAGAATTGGAGGAAATATGCAAAATGACTCACGTCGAACCTGGTACCAGCACAGCAGCTGAGAAATTCAGTGCTCTGATAGATTCTG GTCTAGTGGATCCTTCTGAACTCCTGGCCAACATTGAAGCACAGATTAGCAAAGTTAAAGATGAAGCACTAAGCCGAAAAGATATAATGGATAGGATAGACCGATGGCTTTCAGCATGTGAAGAGGAAAAATGGCTGGATGAATACAGTCAA GATGACAATCGATACAATGCTGGCAGAGGTGCACACATTAATCTAAAACGTGCAGAGCGAGCTCGAGTAGCTGTGACCAAAATTCCAG CAATTGTTGACAATCTGATAAATAGAACACTAGCCTGGGAGGATGAGAAAAAGATGTACTTTCTCTATGATGGA GTAAGGTTAGTGTCATTACTCGATGAGTACAAGCTGGCAAGACAACAgagggaagaagaaaagagaagattcAGG GACCAAAAGAAGCTCCAGGATCTCCTTGTAACAGAGAGGGAAGCCATATATGGGTCTAAACCTAGTCCGAGAAAGACTAGCAGCTTTAGGAAGCCAAATGGATATCATGCAAATGGAAATGGATCAATGACTCCCACTCCTCGTCGAAGCTCTACTGGTAGTGGAACTCCTGAGCTCCTCACTCCCAGATCCTACTTGGGGCGTCAAAATGGACATTTCAAGGAAATACGGAGGCTGTCAACTGCTCCAATGAACTTTGTAGCCATATCAAAAGAAGATACCATGTCAACATACACATCTGTTTGTGGTTCTGAGCGAGGCTCTCCTCCACACGGTTGA